The DNA region AGCCTCCCTCTGGAGCCTCCAGAAAGGCACTGGGGATTCGCTGCCCGCCGCACCGTTCAGGTGCAATGGCCCGGCAACCGTGGCTGTCAACAGGGCGGCCAGCTTCAACAGTTGAGGTGTCTCGGGTGAACACGGCGCCTTTGCGCCTTGCGGGGCCATGCAGAGCGGCGGCGCGGGCATGGGCCTTGATAAGCAGATCAGGCAAAAGAGGGGTGAGCAGCCCTGGCGTTCCAGACGACGTTTTTCCAGCCTCCACCTCACCGGGCTTGAACATGGCCCTTCCTCCTGCGGTCCTTCGTGCAGACAGAGAGCTTCCGTCAAGGACCGCAGAAGCTCAAGCCGCTCATGAAAGGAAACTGATCCTTTTCTCAAAGCAGAGTGCGGGGCGATGTGATGCATTCATATTGGGGTCAGATTCACGGCCCTACCGGTGTTCGTCGTTTCTCAGGACTCCAGCGCATTGTCTGCTTTTTCCCACCTTCTTCCCCGTTTTCGGCAGGCTTCATGCGTTTACTGTTTCTGTTTTTCTGCGTCCTCTTGCCGTCTTCTGCGCTGCTCTGTGCGCCGCACGCCGCCTGGGCGTGCGGCCCTAAACCTCTTTCCCCAGCGGGAGAGGCATGCTGAATGAACTGCTGTTGAATTTGGCGCTCTTGATGGCCGGCGTGCTGCTGCTGGCCCAGCTGGAACGCCCCGGACCCCCCCAGCCCCGCTTACTCCCTCTCAGTCTCCTGGGGGCCTCGGGGCTGGGGCTGCTGCTCATGTACAACACCGTGCCCGTGGGCCCTGGGCTGCTGCTGGACTTCCGCAGCGTGGTGGTCGCGCTGGCCGCGCAGCGCTACGGCATCCTGGCGGGACTGGCCGTGGCGCTGCCCCTGGCGGTCTACCGCTGGCTGCTGGGCGGCGCCGGCCTGGGCCCGGCCCTGCTGAATCTGGTGCTGGTGGCGGTGCTGGCGGGCAGCAACACGGGGTGGCTGCGCCGCGTGCCCTGGTCGCCCGACGACGACCTGCGGCGGCAGTGGTGGGTGCCGCTGCGCGTGTTCGCGGTGGCGAATCTGTCGGTCTTTGCCGGCTTCGCCCTGGCTCAGCGCCCGCTGACGGACGCCCTGCTGACCTACGGGGCGCTGACCCTCTTCAGCAGCGCCGGGCTGGTGGTGGCCCACAGCATTCTGCAGGGGCGCCTGCGCGCGGCCCAGCGCACCTCGCACCTCGAAGGCCTCGCGTACCTGGACAGTCTGACGGGCTGCGCCAACCGCCGCCGCTTTGAAGAGGACTTTGCCCACGCGCGCCCGCCCGCCTACCTGCTGATGCTGGACCTGGACCACTTCAAGCAGGTCAACGACTCGTACGGGCACGAGGTGGGCGATCAGGTGCTGGTGATCGTGGGGGCCACCCTGCGCCGGGCGGTGCGGGCCAATGACGGCGTGTACCGGCTGGGCGGCGAGGAATTCGCGGTGGTGCTGTGCGAGTGCTGCGAAGACGCCGCCTTCGCCGTGGCCGAGCACATCCTGCGCTGCGTGCAGCTGGAGGTCGCCACCCGCGCCCAGTTGCACGGCGAAAGCGTGACCGTCTCTGGCGGCCTGACCCCCCTGAGCGGCAGCCGGGCCGAGGTGCTGCGCGCCGCCGACGAGCAGCTGTACCGCGCCAAGGCCGCCGGGCGCAACTGCGTGGCCGCCGCCACGCGGGTGGTGCGCGGCCTGCACCCGGCGCGCGCCATGACCCGCACCAGCGCCCCCCGCCACTGAGGGAAAAGGCGAAGGCGGTCAACACCAAAAAGCGACCGGGAACGGGGCCGACCTTTGATGGAGCGGCGTCAGCAACAAGCGCCGGGCTGCTTTCGATGGCTGGAACGCGCCCCCTTCATCCGGCTTCCAAATCATCCGTGACCGCCTCTGCGCTCCGGTGCATCCACCCCTCTCCGTCCCCGTTATTCCTGCTCTGCTGCGCCGCTCTGCAAGCCCCTCCGGTCAGGTTCACCCGTTCTTCCAGAACACATCAGCCGGAATCCCTATCAGCCTCTGCTTCCCCCTTCCCACAGACATGAAACAAGGCGCCCCTGCTTCAGCGGCGCCCTCTCTCCTCGGCTCCACCCTTCGGCTCAGGTGTACGGGTCTTCCAGATACCGCCGCAGCACGGCCAGCGGCGGGTAGGTGCCGGCCAGCAATTCGGCGCGCACCTGCTCGGCGTGGGCCCAGGTGGCTCCGGCCTGCGCGGCGTCCACCAGCCCCGCCCGCACCGCGTCGTCCAGGTCCTCACCGTCAATGATGTGGGCTTCGGTCACCTGCCCGTGGCCGCGCCCGTCCACCACCCAGTTGGCAATCACGTCCAGATACAGGTCGTCATGCCAGGGCAGCCCCGAGTCGGTCAGCCCCTCGCCGCCGTGGAGGTCCACGTACAGCTGCATGAGCCGCCCGCCCTCGTCCAGCATGGCGCTCAGGGCGCTGCCGGGCACGCCCTCGCCGCTGCCGGTGGGGTGAACGCGCACCCAGCGGTACCCTTGGTCCACCACGCGGATGGTCTGGTCCCCGAAAGGCACGTCCTTGGGGGCCGTCACCTCATGAATCGCCAGATCCACGATCACGTGGCCGGGCACCCGCAGCACGCTCTCGGTACAGCGCCGCACGCGCGCCCACTGCCGCAGATCGAAGACCTTGCGTTTCATGGCGTGGCCCGCACGGCCGCCTGCGCCGCCAGCGCCTGCACCGCGCGCAGCATCAGGTCGCCTTCCACCGCCTGCACGCGGGCTTTCAGGGTGTCCAGGGTGTCGCCCGGCAGCACGGGCACCCGGGCCTGCGCCAGCATGGGGCCCTCGTCAATGCCGGCGGTGACCAGATGCACGGTGGCGCCGCTTTCGGTGTCGCCGGCCGCCAGCACGCTTTCATGCACCCGGTCGCCGTACATGCCCCGCCCGCCGTGGCGCGGCAGCAGGCTGGGGTGAATGTTCAGCAGCCGCCCCGCAAAGTGCGAGAGCACCCGGGGCCCGATCTCGCGCATATAACCGCTGAGCACCAGCGTGTCCGCCCCCGCGTCCTGCAAAAAGTCCAGGATGGCGGCGTCCAGTTCGGCGGGGTCGGGGTACTTCGCGCTGCTGAGGTGCGCCGTGCGCAGCCCCGCCGCCTGCGCCCAGGCCAGCGCCGGGCTGCGGCTGTTGTTGCTCACCAGCGCCACCGGCGCCGCCTGCAGCTCACCGCGCCGGCACGCTTCGGTCAGGTGCCGCGCCGCGCTGCCCCCGTGCGAGGCGAGGAAGGCGAGGTTCATGGGCGCTCCGCGCCAGGGCTGCAGGCGGCAGGACGCGGGACGCAGTGACCGCGCACCGCACACCGCGCACCGCTTCCTGTCACTGCCCCAGCTCCTGCAGCAGATACGCGCTCGTCAGAATGCCGTTGAAGTAGTCCTGCACCGCAAAGCTCTCGTTGGGGCTGTGGGGGGCGTCCTCGTTCAGGCCCAGGTCCACGAACAGCACCGGGGCCTGCAGGATGTCGTTGAAGGCCGCCACAATCGGAATGCTGCCGCCGGTGCGCGCAAATACAGCTTCGCGGCCGTACACGCGCTTCAGGGCGCGGTTGGCGGCTTTGTTAAAGGGACTGTTCAGGTCGAACTTGAAGGGGCGCCCGCCGTGGTGCGGCACGACTTTGGCACTCACGCCAGCCGGGGCGATCTTGGGCACGTAGTCGGCAATCAGCCCGGTGATGCGTTCCGGGTCCTGGCCGGGCACCAAACGCATGCTGACCTTGGCGCCGGCCTTGGCGGCGATCACGGTCTTGGAGCCCTCGCCCTGGTAGCCGCCCCAGATGCCGTTCACGTCCAGCGTGGGGCGGCCCCACAGGCGCTCCAGGGTGGAATAGCCCGCCTCGCCGGGCAGCGCCGGGACGCCGATGCTGGCGGCAAAAGCCTCGTCGCTGTGGGGCAGGCTGGCCCACATCTGGCGCTCGTCCGCCGTCAGCTCGTCAATGCCGTCGTAGAAGCCGGGGATGGTCACGCGGCCCTGGTCGTCCTTGAGCCGAGCGATGATCTCGCACAGCGCATTGATGGGGTTGGGCGCCGCGCCGCCGTATGACCCGCTGTGCAGGTCGCGGTTGGCCCCCTGCACGTGAATTTCCACGTAGCTCAGGCCGCGCACGCCGTAGGTGATGGTGGGCACGTCCGGGGCGAAGCGGCTGCCGTCGCTGATCAGGATCACGTCGGCCTTCAGTTCGGCGGCGTGCTCGCGCAGGTAGGCTTCCAGGTTCGGGCTGCCGATCTCTTCCTCGCCTTCCAGCAGGAATTTCACGTTTACGGGCAGCTCACCCTGCGAGAGCAGCAGTTCAGCGCCCTTCACGTGGGCATACGCCTGCCCCTTGTCGTCGGTGCTGCCGCGCGCGTAGATGCGGCCGTCCCGCACGGTGGGCTCGAAAGGCGGGGTCACCCACTCTTCCAGCGGGGCCTCGGGCTGCACGTCGTAGTGACCGTAAATCAGCACGGTGGGCT from Deinococcus multiflagellatus includes:
- a CDS encoding diguanylate cyclase gives rise to the protein MLNELLLNLALLMAGVLLLAQLERPGPPQPRLLPLSLLGASGLGLLLMYNTVPVGPGLLLDFRSVVVALAAQRYGILAGLAVALPLAVYRWLLGGAGLGPALLNLVLVAVLAGSNTGWLRRVPWSPDDDLRRQWWVPLRVFAVANLSVFAGFALAQRPLTDALLTYGALTLFSSAGLVVAHSILQGRLRAAQRTSHLEGLAYLDSLTGCANRRRFEEDFAHARPPAYLLMLDLDHFKQVNDSYGHEVGDQVLVIVGATLRRAVRANDGVYRLGGEEFAVVLCECCEDAAFAVAEHILRCVQLEVATRAQLHGESVTVSGGLTPLSGSRAEVLRAADEQLYRAKAAGRNCVAAATRVVRGLHPARAMTRTSAPRH
- a CDS encoding DUF402 domain-containing protein; translated protein: MKRKVFDLRQWARVRRCTESVLRVPGHVIVDLAIHEVTAPKDVPFGDQTIRVVDQGYRWVRVHPTGSGEGVPGSALSAMLDEGGRLMQLYVDLHGGEGLTDSGLPWHDDLYLDVIANWVVDGRGHGQVTEAHIIDGEDLDDAVRAGLVDAAQAGATWAHAEQVRAELLAGTYPPLAVLRRYLEDPYT
- the purN gene encoding phosphoribosylglycinamide formyltransferase; this encodes MNLAFLASHGGSAARHLTEACRRGELQAAPVALVSNNSRSPALAWAQAAGLRTAHLSSAKYPDPAELDAAILDFLQDAGADTLVLSGYMREIGPRVLSHFAGRLLNIHPSLLPRHGGRGMYGDRVHESVLAAGDTESGATVHLVTAGIDEGPMLAQARVPVLPGDTLDTLKARVQAVEGDLMLRAVQALAAQAAVRATP
- a CDS encoding dipeptidase; translated protein: MTSADLSALLNREQAQAELFDLLRIPSVSADPTRGADMARAAEFLRAKLAALGFAARVDATAGHPVVYAEHLQAPGKPTVLIYGHYDVQPEAPLEEWVTPPFEPTVRDGRIYARGSTDDKGQAYAHVKGAELLLSQGELPVNVKFLLEGEEEIGSPNLEAYLREHAAELKADVILISDGSRFAPDVPTITYGVRGLSYVEIHVQGANRDLHSGSYGGAAPNPINALCEIIARLKDDQGRVTIPGFYDGIDELTADERQMWASLPHSDEAFAASIGVPALPGEAGYSTLERLWGRPTLDVNGIWGGYQGEGSKTVIAAKAGAKVSMRLVPGQDPERITGLIADYVPKIAPAGVSAKVVPHHGGRPFKFDLNSPFNKAANRALKRVYGREAVFARTGGSIPIVAAFNDILQAPVLFVDLGLNEDAPHSPNESFAVQDYFNGILTSAYLLQELGQ